A stretch of the Halomonas sp. BDJS001 genome encodes the following:
- the rmf gene encoding ribosome modulation factor, whose translation MKRQKRDRFQRAYVHGYKAGVSGRSRDDCPSQDINLREYWMSGWREGRGDQWDGMTGISGIHKNPMVMT comes from the coding sequence ATGAAACGGCAAAAACGTGATCGCTTCCAGCGGGCTTATGTCCACGGCTACAAAGCGGGTGTATCAGGTCGTTCTCGTGATGACTGTCCCAGTCAAGATATCAATTTACGCGAATACTGGATGAGCGGTTGGCGTGAAGGTCGCGGCGACCAGTGGGATGGTATGACCGGCATCTCCGGTATCCATAAAAACCCCATGGTCATGACGTAA